One Syngnathoides biaculeatus isolate LvHL_M chromosome 4, ASM1980259v1, whole genome shotgun sequence DNA window includes the following coding sequences:
- the LOC133499006 gene encoding paxillin-like isoform X1 — translation MDDLDALLADLESTTSHISKRPVFLPDETPYSIPTTGNYFQDQSLPPPLPPPPTAEALNGSLQDHSHHSSHQSLGSAQKSSWSRDSSSSPSHIEEDHVYSFPDKQKSSDTSTAPMTSALGTNLSELDRLLLELNAVQQSSPSFPTTEERPPPLPSTSTTHYENGIRVSPSPQEEPKHNGTRQDEVRPTVESLLDELEGSVPSTSPSPHLSDLDSPSQQQARISASCATRELDELMASLSDFKMAQGKGSLIGGPQTQVNKLDNMLGSLQSDLNKLGVQTVAKGVCGACFKPIVGQLVTAMGRTWHPEHFVCTHCQEEIGSRNFFEREGQPYCERDYHTLFSPRCHYCNGPILNQVVTALDQTWHPEHFFCAQCGCFFDPDGFHEKDGKAYCRKDYFDMFAPKCGGCARAIVENYISALNSLWHPECFVCRDCFTPFVNGSFFEHDGQPYCEVHYHERRGSLCSGCQKPITGRCITAMSKKFHPEHFVCAFCLKQLNKGTFKEQNDKPYCHGCFVKLFS, via the exons ATGCATTATTGGCTGACCTGGAGTCAACCACTTCCCACATTTCAAAGCGACCCGTGTTTCTGCCAGACGAGACCCCTTACTCCATTCCCACCACTGGGAATTATTTCCAGGATCAATCACTTCCACCTCCACTCCCTCCTCCGCCTACAGCTGAGGCCCTGAATGGTTCGCTGCAAGACCACTCCCATCACTCCTCACATCAG TCTTTAGGTTCGGCCCAGAAGAGCTCCTGGTCGAGGGACAGTAGCAGCTCTCCATCTCACATTGAAGAGGACCACGTCTACAG CTTTccagacaaacaaaaatcatcTGACACGTCAACAGCACCCATGACCTCTGCCCTAGGCACCAACTTGTCGGAGCTTGATAGACTGCTGCTGGAGCTTAATGCTGTTCAACAAAGTTCCCCTTCATTCCCAACTACCG aagaGAGGCCTCCACCCCTACCATCCACCAGCACCACTCACTATGAGAATGGGATCAGGGTTAGCCCTTCCCCTCAGGAGGAGCCCAAGCATAATGGAACAAGGCAGGATGAGGTCCGCCCCACGGTGGAGAGTCTTTTAGACGAGCTGGAGGGTTCAGTACCTTCAACCAG TCCTTCCCCTCACCTCAGTGATTTGGACAGCCCCTCTCAACAGCAAGCACGGATTTCAGCTTCATGTGCCACAAGAGAGTTAGATGAGTTGATGGCCTCTTTGTCTGACTTCAAG ATGGCTCAAGGGAAAGGGAGTCTAATTGGCGGTCCGCAGACGCAGGTCAATAAGCTAGACAACATGCTTGGGAGCCTGCAGTCTGACCTCAACAAACTGGGTGTGCAAACCGTAGCTAAAGGAGTTTGTGGTGCCTGCTTCAAACCAATTGTGGGCCAG TTGGTGACTGCTATGGGCCGGACATGGCATCCCGAACActttgtttgcacacactgtcaAGaggagataggctccagaaacTTCTTTGAGCGGGAAGGACAGCCGTACTGTGAGAGGGACTACCATACCTTGTTCTCCCCTCGATGCCACTACTGCAATGGGCCCATACTAAAT CAAGTTGTAACAGCGCTGGATCAAACATGGCACCCTGAACACTTCTTCTGTGCTCAGTGTGGATGCTTCTTTGACCCAGATG GGTTCCACGAAAAGGACGGCAAGGCTTACTGTAGGAAGGATTACTTTGATATGTTTGCACCAAAGTGTGGTGGCTGTGCTCGAGCCATTGTGGAGAACTATATCTCGGCGCTCAACTCGCTTTGGCACCCCGAGTGTTTTGTTTGCAGG GACTGTTTCACCCCATTTGTCAATGGAAGTTTCTTTGAGCATGACGGCCAGCCCTACTGTGAAGTCCACTATCATGAGCGCCGCGGTTCTCTGTGCTCTGGCTGCCagaagccaatcacaggtcgcTGTATCACTGCCATGTCCAAGAAGTTCCACCCGGAACACTTTGTCTGTGCCTTCTGCCTCAAGCAACTCAACAAAGGCACCTTTAAAGAACAAAACGACAAACCCTACTGTCATGGCTGTTTTGTGAAGCTTTTCAGTTAA
- the LOC133499006 gene encoding paxillin-like isoform X2, whose translation MYRDGHPRKKMGPVIVNKNSSQDRLIEELQGKFGISRSEHQRKQSDEWLTDGVIVTSKSQRFRPDGVAGEVDKIVIAPGSPAPVRRVLPPQSPPSPHHLPIIEEPQQILPVQQPPASIPPLPLPPSPHPQPPHSQGQVTASPQYVITASPAQQSPLPFQEPPSPKLESPLDIHTTPTKPSRVDSVPTVAPKVLVSIGCQTEYDPLFSSVQMAQGKGSLIGGPQTQVNKLDNMLGSLQSDLNKLGVQTVAKGVCGACFKPIVGQLVTAMGRTWHPEHFVCTHCQEEIGSRNFFEREGQPYCERDYHTLFSPRCHYCNGPILNQVVTALDQTWHPEHFFCAQCGCFFDPDGFHEKDGKAYCRKDYFDMFAPKCGGCARAIVENYISALNSLWHPECFVCRDCFTPFVNGSFFEHDGQPYCEVHYHERRGSLCSGCQKPITGRCITAMSKKFHPEHFVCAFCLKQLNKGTFKEQNDKPYCHGCFVKLFS comes from the exons ATGTATCGAGATGGTCACCCACGCAAGAAAATGGGCCCTGTCATTGTAAACAAAAATTCCTCCCAGGACCGCCTCATTGAGGAGCTTCAGGGCAAGTTTGGCATCAGCCGCTCTGAGCACCAGCGTAAACAGTCAGATGAGTGGCTGACGGACGGGGTTATTGTCACGTCCAAGTCTCAACGCTTCCGTCCTGATGGAGTGGCTGGTGAGGTGGACAAG ATTGTAATTGCGCCCGGTTCACCTGCTCCCGTGAGAAGGGTTCTCCCACCTCAGTCACCTCCCTCTCCTCATCATCTTCCTATCATTGAAGAACCCCAGCAAATACTTCCAGTACAGCAGCCTCCTGCTTCTATACCACCACTCCCTCTGCCTCCCTCTCCCCATCCTCAGCCTCCTCACAGCCAAGGGCAAGTCACAGCATCACCTCAGTATGTAATAACAGCTTCACCAGCACAACAATCACCACTACCCTTTCAGGAACCACCTTCCCCAAAACTAGAGTCCCCTCTGGATATTCATACAACTCCAACCAAGCCTTCACGTGTGGACAGTGTTCCAACAGTTGCACCCAAAGTCCTGGTATCGATAGGCTGCCAAACTGAGTATGACCCACTCTTCTCCTCAGTGCAG ATGGCTCAAGGGAAAGGGAGTCTAATTGGCGGTCCGCAGACGCAGGTCAATAAGCTAGACAACATGCTTGGGAGCCTGCAGTCTGACCTCAACAAACTGGGTGTGCAAACCGTAGCTAAAGGAGTTTGTGGTGCCTGCTTCAAACCAATTGTGGGCCAG TTGGTGACTGCTATGGGCCGGACATGGCATCCCGAACActttgtttgcacacactgtcaAGaggagataggctccagaaacTTCTTTGAGCGGGAAGGACAGCCGTACTGTGAGAGGGACTACCATACCTTGTTCTCCCCTCGATGCCACTACTGCAATGGGCCCATACTAAAT CAAGTTGTAACAGCGCTGGATCAAACATGGCACCCTGAACACTTCTTCTGTGCTCAGTGTGGATGCTTCTTTGACCCAGATG GGTTCCACGAAAAGGACGGCAAGGCTTACTGTAGGAAGGATTACTTTGATATGTTTGCACCAAAGTGTGGTGGCTGTGCTCGAGCCATTGTGGAGAACTATATCTCGGCGCTCAACTCGCTTTGGCACCCCGAGTGTTTTGTTTGCAGG GACTGTTTCACCCCATTTGTCAATGGAAGTTTCTTTGAGCATGACGGCCAGCCCTACTGTGAAGTCCACTATCATGAGCGCCGCGGTTCTCTGTGCTCTGGCTGCCagaagccaatcacaggtcgcTGTATCACTGCCATGTCCAAGAAGTTCCACCCGGAACACTTTGTCTGTGCCTTCTGCCTCAAGCAACTCAACAAAGGCACCTTTAAAGAACAAAACGACAAACCCTACTGTCATGGCTGTTTTGTGAAGCTTTTCAGTTAA
- the LOC133499006 gene encoding paxillin-like isoform X3, whose amino-acid sequence MEWLIVIAPGSPAPVRRVLPPQSPPSPHHLPIIEEPQQILPVQQPPASIPPLPLPPSPHPQPPHSQGQVTASPQYVITASPAQQSPLPFQEPPSPKLESPLDIHTTPTKPSRVDSVPTVAPKVLVSIGCQTEYDPLFSSVQMAQGKGSLIGGPQTQVNKLDNMLGSLQSDLNKLGVQTVAKGVCGACFKPIVGQLVTAMGRTWHPEHFVCTHCQEEIGSRNFFEREGQPYCERDYHTLFSPRCHYCNGPILNQVVTALDQTWHPEHFFCAQCGCFFDPDGFHEKDGKAYCRKDYFDMFAPKCGGCARAIVENYISALNSLWHPECFVCRDCFTPFVNGSFFEHDGQPYCEVHYHERRGSLCSGCQKPITGRCITAMSKKFHPEHFVCAFCLKQLNKGTFKEQNDKPYCHGCFVKLFS is encoded by the exons ATGGAGTGGCTG ATTGTAATTGCGCCCGGTTCACCTGCTCCCGTGAGAAGGGTTCTCCCACCTCAGTCACCTCCCTCTCCTCATCATCTTCCTATCATTGAAGAACCCCAGCAAATACTTCCAGTACAGCAGCCTCCTGCTTCTATACCACCACTCCCTCTGCCTCCCTCTCCCCATCCTCAGCCTCCTCACAGCCAAGGGCAAGTCACAGCATCACCTCAGTATGTAATAACAGCTTCACCAGCACAACAATCACCACTACCCTTTCAGGAACCACCTTCCCCAAAACTAGAGTCCCCTCTGGATATTCATACAACTCCAACCAAGCCTTCACGTGTGGACAGTGTTCCAACAGTTGCACCCAAAGTCCTGGTATCGATAGGCTGCCAAACTGAGTATGACCCACTCTTCTCCTCAGTGCAG ATGGCTCAAGGGAAAGGGAGTCTAATTGGCGGTCCGCAGACGCAGGTCAATAAGCTAGACAACATGCTTGGGAGCCTGCAGTCTGACCTCAACAAACTGGGTGTGCAAACCGTAGCTAAAGGAGTTTGTGGTGCCTGCTTCAAACCAATTGTGGGCCAG TTGGTGACTGCTATGGGCCGGACATGGCATCCCGAACActttgtttgcacacactgtcaAGaggagataggctccagaaacTTCTTTGAGCGGGAAGGACAGCCGTACTGTGAGAGGGACTACCATACCTTGTTCTCCCCTCGATGCCACTACTGCAATGGGCCCATACTAAAT CAAGTTGTAACAGCGCTGGATCAAACATGGCACCCTGAACACTTCTTCTGTGCTCAGTGTGGATGCTTCTTTGACCCAGATG GGTTCCACGAAAAGGACGGCAAGGCTTACTGTAGGAAGGATTACTTTGATATGTTTGCACCAAAGTGTGGTGGCTGTGCTCGAGCCATTGTGGAGAACTATATCTCGGCGCTCAACTCGCTTTGGCACCCCGAGTGTTTTGTTTGCAGG GACTGTTTCACCCCATTTGTCAATGGAAGTTTCTTTGAGCATGACGGCCAGCCCTACTGTGAAGTCCACTATCATGAGCGCCGCGGTTCTCTGTGCTCTGGCTGCCagaagccaatcacaggtcgcTGTATCACTGCCATGTCCAAGAAGTTCCACCCGGAACACTTTGTCTGTGCCTTCTGCCTCAAGCAACTCAACAAAGGCACCTTTAAAGAACAAAACGACAAACCCTACTGTCATGGCTGTTTTGTGAAGCTTTTCAGTTAA
- the rnf181 gene encoding E3 ubiquitin-protein ligase RNF181 isoform X1 — protein MASYFDEHDCEPTNPEEQYRQNALLELARSLMQGLDLMDSGDSSDWNQRLPPPAAKVAVQTLNVVVISPEQTDKGLKCPVCLLEFEEQETVREMPCKHLFHSGCILPWLGKTNSCPLCRLELPTDNPDYEEFKKDKERRKQREYRLEDLHGAMYT, from the exons ATGGCCTCCTACTTCGACGAGCACGACTGTGAGCCCACCAACCCCGAGGAACAGTACCGCCAGAATGCCCTACTTGAACTGGCCAG GTCTCTGATGCAGGGCTTGGACTTGATGGACTCGGGGGATTCTTCAGACTGGAACCAGCGTCTCCCCCCCCCTGCTGCAAAAGTAGCCGTGCAGACACTCAATGTAGTTGTTATTTCTCCCGAACAAACAG ACAAAGGCTTGAAGTGTCCCGTTTGTTTGCTGGAGTTTGAAGAGCAGGAGACGGTTCGAGAAATGCCCTGCAAACATCTTTTCCACTCGGGATGTATCCTGCCATGGCTGGGCAAG ACTAACTCCTGCCCGCTGTGTCGACTTGAACTACCAACTGATAATCCGGACTATGAAGAGTTTAAGAAAGATAAG gagagaagaaaacaaagagaGTACAGACTGGAGGACCTCCATGGCGCAATGTACACATGA
- the rnf181 gene encoding E3 ubiquitin-protein ligase RNF181 isoform X2 has translation MPYLNWPGDDPPIGRDWSICSISLISILRSLMQGLDLMDSGDSSDWNQRLPPPAAKVAVQTLNVVVISPEQTDKGLKCPVCLLEFEEQETVREMPCKHLFHSGCILPWLGKTNSCPLCRLELPTDNPDYEEFKKDKERRKQREYRLEDLHGAMYT, from the exons ATGCCCTACTTGAACTGGCCAGGTGATGATCCACCTATTGGAAGAGATTGGAGCATTTGTTCCATATCCTTGATCTCCATCTTAAG GTCTCTGATGCAGGGCTTGGACTTGATGGACTCGGGGGATTCTTCAGACTGGAACCAGCGTCTCCCCCCCCCTGCTGCAAAAGTAGCCGTGCAGACACTCAATGTAGTTGTTATTTCTCCCGAACAAACAG ACAAAGGCTTGAAGTGTCCCGTTTGTTTGCTGGAGTTTGAAGAGCAGGAGACGGTTCGAGAAATGCCCTGCAAACATCTTTTCCACTCGGGATGTATCCTGCCATGGCTGGGCAAG ACTAACTCCTGCCCGCTGTGTCGACTTGAACTACCAACTGATAATCCGGACTATGAAGAGTTTAAGAAAGATAAG gagagaagaaaacaaagagaGTACAGACTGGAGGACCTCCATGGCGCAATGTACACATGA